From one Deltaproteobacteria bacterium genomic stretch:
- a CDS encoding PAS domain-containing protein, producing the protein MSFTYLVDVVGSIAMLLLAVAIVYESYQMRQRSLIHLYLYLLACTLAAFAVSRALGHLVRRLVVTAGYADQWRALSPISGAINTVTFVIIAASSFLYVVFQRIQKERDERHAHYLAEMESARDFLQHVIDSLNAQLVVIDPGYNVRLVNQKLVDDLNSSREQLVGKKCHEVFHQGCEAGSDCRNVENEDHICPWKLMEQKKEAVILTHRHQKPDGEFAIMEIMASPVVNEEGELEYIIETLRDITEKVRLEEQLRQQEKLQGVVEMATAVAHELNTPMFTVLGNVQLIQRQMEKSDPFYEELEDIIHEVKRMSKLTRKMTTIRQYTAKDYVGDVRLVDIEKASEEEEDI; encoded by the coding sequence ATGTCTTTCACATATCTGGTGGATGTCGTGGGCTCGATAGCTATGCTGTTGTTAGCGGTCGCAATAGTCTACGAATCGTATCAGATGCGACAACGAAGCCTAATTCACCTTTATCTTTATCTGTTGGCGTGTACATTGGCGGCTTTTGCTGTGAGCAGGGCTTTGGGGCACCTGGTGCGTCGGCTTGTTGTAACTGCGGGCTATGCTGACCAATGGCGGGCGCTTTCCCCAATTTCTGGTGCCATTAACACGGTCACTTTTGTAATTATTGCGGCTAGTTCCTTTCTATATGTAGTTTTTCAGCGCATCCAAAAGGAGCGTGATGAACGGCATGCTCATTATCTGGCGGAAATGGAAAGCGCCCGGGATTTTCTTCAGCACGTCATTGACAGTTTGAACGCCCAACTCGTGGTGATCGACCCGGGCTATAACGTGAGACTAGTGAACCAAAAACTTGTCGACGATCTCAACTCTAGCCGTGAGCAGCTTGTCGGGAAAAAATGTCATGAAGTCTTTCATCAAGGCTGTGAAGCTGGCAGCGACTGCCGGAATGTGGAAAACGAGGATCATATTTGTCCGTGGAAGCTCATGGAACAGAAGAAAGAGGCGGTGATTCTCACCCACCGCCATCAAAAGCCAGACGGTGAATTTGCCATTATGGAGATTATGGCTTCCCCGGTGGTCAACGAAGAAGGAGAATTGGAGTATATCATTGAAACATTGCGGGATATCACTGAAAAGGTTAGGCTAGAAGAACAACTGCGACAGCAGGAGAAGCTGCAAGGCGTAGTGGAAATGGCTACAGCAGTGGCACATGAATTGAACACCCCCATGTTTACTGTGCTCGGAAATGTCCAACTCATCCAGAGGCAAATGGAGAAGAGTGATCCATTCTATGAAGAATTGGAGGATATCATCCATGAGGTGAAGCGGATGAGCAAGTTGACAAGGAAGATGACGACAATTCGTCAGTATACTGCTAAAGACTATGTGGGAGACGTGCGATTGGTGGATATTGAAAAGGCATCCGAAGAAGAGGAAGATATATGA
- a CDS encoding FAD-dependent oxidoreductase has product MSQYHLYQDREECIGCHSCEVHCKDNKGLPPGPRLCRIITTTPQVVNNIPKTDFVFMPCFHCDEPWCVPACPTGAMQTRAKDGIVFVDEELCVGCKSCIEACPYGAPQWNPETGKVVKCDYCMDRVDQGLEPACVAKCVTKCLHFERTAELTEEQREEHLADVMSIEVANPPGISVCPVTKTLNDLSRALETRGRVTEPRSRQRVESLIELLEDVSRGRGGTDHLPAIDSLANKLMAEAGEEGARLVGQMVSVAIAEYQEVYESHITTHVCPTGDCDVLTPAPCQMACPAGIDVSSYVSLIGQGRDAEAVELIRKDNPFPWVCGLVCTHPCEYVCVRGRIDTPIAIRDLKAFAAERAMSERTYVNPQKAPDNGHKVCVIGAGPAGLTAAYYLVLRGYRVTVVEALPMAGGMMMVGIPRYRLPREVIDREVAMIEDLGVEFRYNTRLGKDTTIEKLRQEGYEAFFISIGAHGSYRLGVAGEDSFPQVLDAIAFLLRVALGERHKPGRRVAIIGGGNVAIDAARTCIRLGCQDVSILYRRTRSEMPASIEEVEQAEEEGVRFSFLTVPVEIVGTEGCVTGIRCLKARLEAADSSGRRRPVPVEDSDHLYEVDAVITAIGQKIDPEGLESLENLKWTKRNTLLADTVSGMTNEDGVFAGGDAVLGPATVVEAIGAGKFAAAGIDRYLRGLPQPKMPQVPVRHQRVEWLEVPAATKMILHRPEMPMLNPDRRRITFQQVELGLSEAMAREEGRRCLRCDICKRCGLCVSICRDKMGVDALQFGYLDFDQQGVTDFRIAADRCILCGACATNCPTGAIVLEDVNGERRLNFCGTILRREKLEYCESCGVELGTRRYLNFVGRRIQIMPGPFADRKLCPECARKATAELPVETGLFPASPNV; this is encoded by the coding sequence ATGAGCCAATACCACCTCTATCAGGACAGGGAAGAATGCATCGGCTGCCACTCTTGTGAGGTCCACTGTAAAGACAACAAAGGGCTCCCTCCAGGGCCCCGCTTGTGCCGTATCATTACGACTACCCCCCAAGTGGTAAACAACATTCCCAAGACGGACTTCGTCTTCATGCCTTGTTTTCATTGTGACGAGCCATGGTGTGTACCAGCATGCCCGACTGGCGCTATGCAGACGCGGGCAAAGGACGGTATTGTTTTTGTGGATGAAGAACTCTGTGTGGGATGCAAGTCCTGTATCGAGGCCTGCCCCTATGGTGCGCCCCAGTGGAATCCTGAGACCGGCAAGGTGGTAAAATGTGACTACTGTATGGACCGGGTGGATCAAGGTCTGGAACCAGCTTGCGTGGCTAAATGTGTGACCAAATGCCTTCATTTTGAAAGAACTGCAGAGTTGACCGAAGAGCAGAGAGAAGAGCATCTTGCAGACGTAATGTCAATCGAGGTGGCGAACCCTCCGGGAATAAGTGTCTGCCCCGTAACGAAAACTTTAAATGACCTTTCTAGAGCGTTGGAGACCAGAGGGCGGGTCACTGAACCTCGCTCTCGGCAGAGAGTGGAATCATTGATTGAGCTTCTTGAGGATGTCAGCCGTGGCAGGGGTGGGACAGACCACTTGCCGGCCATAGATTCGCTGGCCAATAAGCTTATGGCGGAAGCCGGTGAGGAAGGGGCTCGCCTTGTGGGACAGATGGTATCAGTGGCCATTGCAGAATACCAGGAGGTCTATGAAAGTCATATTACCACCCATGTTTGTCCGACCGGGGATTGTGACGTTCTCACGCCGGCGCCTTGTCAGATGGCCTGTCCGGCCGGGATTGATGTCTCGAGTTACGTGAGCCTGATCGGCCAGGGTCGCGATGCCGAGGCGGTTGAACTCATCCGTAAGGACAACCCCTTCCCCTGGGTATGTGGTTTGGTGTGCACGCACCCATGTGAATACGTCTGCGTTCGTGGTAGGATCGACACACCCATAGCCATACGAGATCTTAAGGCCTTTGCTGCCGAAAGAGCCATGTCCGAGCGTACCTATGTCAACCCACAAAAAGCCCCAGACAATGGCCACAAGGTCTGCGTGATCGGTGCAGGTCCGGCAGGACTTACCGCGGCCTATTACCTGGTATTGAGAGGTTACCGGGTCACTGTGGTTGAGGCTCTGCCCATGGCGGGTGGGATGATGATGGTGGGGATCCCTAGATATCGACTGCCACGGGAGGTCATTGATCGGGAGGTGGCAATGATTGAGGACCTGGGGGTCGAGTTCCGCTATAATACCAGACTGGGTAAAGACACCACAATCGAAAAGCTAAGGCAGGAAGGATACGAGGCATTTTTCATCAGTATTGGCGCACATGGTTCTTACAGGCTGGGAGTTGCCGGCGAGGATTCATTCCCTCAAGTGTTGGATGCCATAGCTTTTCTCCTCCGAGTGGCTTTGGGTGAAAGACACAAACCCGGCAGGCGAGTGGCGATCATTGGTGGCGGCAACGTGGCTATTGACGCTGCCAGGACCTGTATTCGGCTTGGCTGTCAAGATGTCAGCATCCTCTACCGGCGGACTCGCTCTGAAATGCCTGCCAGTATTGAAGAGGTCGAGCAGGCCGAAGAAGAAGGGGTGCGCTTCTCGTTTCTCACTGTTCCAGTGGAGATCGTGGGAACTGAAGGGTGCGTTACTGGTATCCGATGTCTGAAAGCAAGACTGGAGGCAGCAGATTCCAGCGGCAGACGGCGACCTGTTCCTGTGGAAGACAGTGATCATCTGTATGAGGTTGATGCGGTAATCACCGCCATTGGTCAGAAGATCGATCCGGAAGGGCTCGAATCTTTGGAAAACCTTAAGTGGACAAAACGCAATACTCTTCTGGCTGATACAGTGAGCGGCATGACCAACGAGGATGGAGTATTTGCTGGAGGCGACGCTGTTTTGGGACCGGCAACCGTAGTGGAAGCTATCGGTGCAGGTAAATTTGCCGCAGCAGGGATAGACCGCTACTTGCGAGGACTGCCACAGCCTAAAATGCCGCAGGTACCCGTCCGTCACCAGCGTGTTGAGTGGCTCGAGGTTCCAGCCGCTACTAAGATGATCCTGCATCGGCCAGAAATGCCAATGCTTAATCCGGATAGAAGGAGGATCACTTTTCAGCAGGTGGAGCTGGGACTATCCGAAGCTATGGCCAGGGAAGAGGGACGGCGGTGTCTCAGGTGTGATATCTGCAAACGTTGTGGACTGTGCGTCAGTATCTGTCGTGACAAAATGGGTGTTGATGCCTTGCAGTTTGGCTATCTTGATTTCGACCAGCAAGGAGTAACTGATTTTCGGATCGCGGCTGACCGTTGCATTCTGTGTGGTGCATGTGCTACCAATTGTCCTACTGGTGCTATTGTCTTAGAAGACGTGAATGGTGAGCGTCGACTTAATTTCTGCGGTACTATACTTCGTCGAGAAAAACTGGAATATTGTGAGAGCTGCGGTGTAGAGTTGGGTACGCGGCGGTATTTAAACTTTGTCGGTAGACGGATCCAGATAATGCCTGGTCCTTTTGCTGACCGCAAGTTGTGTCCCGAATGCGCCAGGAAAGCCACCGCCGAACTGCCGGTAGAGACAGGCCTATTCCCTGCTTCTCCAAACGTTTAG
- a CDS encoding molybdopterin-dependent oxidoreductase: MQKDVYSICFMCTVRCPIKVTVVDGAVKWIEGNPYQLKGGLCAKGSAGIQLLYDKERLRYPMIRAGARGEGKWRRVTWDEALDYSAEKLKGIMEKYGPQSIVFGERQNLNTHISKTFMRAIGSPNHYSHDSLCKGSVNTAFRSLTGYTDAQVNMDFANTKHVIFYGRNFFESLQLKPIQAFMKARKKGAKTTYIDIRATVTASKADRFWLIRPGTDLALNYALMHVILKENLYDEEYVSRWVTGLDELRAFVELLTPEWAERETGIPANEIVSLAREVSRDKPQVIFNYGYRGANHTNEIYFRRSIIILNALMGSIEAKGGLYFKKGPKDAGYGSFGKLVDQQGLPKPNIERFDGVGGSRFPICDPAHGVAQMLPLAILSEDPYPIKAVITNRFDPLLSIPDYNLNKRAFNKLDFALTIDINFSETAWYSDVVLPECIYLERADSLQMANSLKPTIFMRRQCVPPRYDTKPQWEIIKGLAERLGLAHYFPYESIEDIWDFQLKDMGIRVDDFDAKGFVSLSDKAILWDRRDGIKFKTPSKKIELVSSLLEDNGFPSFPEYETVKPPEEGSFWLTVGRCAVHTHISTQNNPYLNELVPENALWINSKEAEKLGIGEGQEVEITSTCGTGRIKVHLTEYIHPEAVFMLHGFGRQVPAATRTFDKGASDTLLQENLTDMIGGSPALHETIVRVRPLS, encoded by the coding sequence ATGCAGAAAGATGTGTACAGCATATGCTTCATGTGCACCGTTAGGTGTCCAATCAAGGTCACAGTGGTTGACGGTGCAGTGAAATGGATAGAAGGCAACCCGTACCAACTCAAGGGAGGTCTTTGCGCCAAAGGGAGCGCCGGTATCCAACTGCTCTACGATAAAGAGAGGTTGCGCTACCCTATGATTAGAGCAGGTGCCCGCGGCGAGGGCAAATGGAGACGAGTGACTTGGGACGAGGCCCTTGACTACTCGGCAGAGAAGCTCAAAGGGATCATGGAGAAATACGGACCCCAAAGCATCGTCTTTGGTGAAAGACAAAACCTCAACACCCACATCAGCAAGACCTTTATGCGCGCCATCGGTTCACCCAACCATTATAGCCATGATTCTCTGTGCAAGGGTTCAGTAAACACGGCTTTTCGCTCTCTAACCGGTTACACTGACGCCCAGGTGAACATGGACTTTGCCAATACGAAACATGTGATTTTTTATGGGCGTAACTTTTTCGAGTCCCTTCAGCTCAAGCCTATCCAGGCTTTTATGAAAGCCAGAAAGAAAGGCGCTAAGACAACATATATTGATATCCGCGCTACAGTTACTGCCTCCAAGGCGGATCGATTCTGGCTCATCAGGCCGGGCACTGATCTCGCCCTCAACTATGCGCTTATGCACGTTATCCTCAAGGAAAACCTTTACGATGAGGAGTACGTGAGCAGGTGGGTTACAGGGTTAGATGAACTCAGGGCTTTTGTGGAGCTGCTGACTCCCGAGTGGGCCGAGCGGGAGACTGGCATCCCTGCAAACGAAATAGTCAGCCTTGCCAGGGAGGTGAGCAGGGACAAACCACAGGTGATTTTCAATTATGGCTACCGTGGCGCCAACCATACCAATGAGATCTACTTCAGACGATCCATCATCATCCTCAATGCCTTGATGGGAAGTATTGAAGCGAAGGGGGGGCTCTATTTCAAGAAAGGCCCGAAAGATGCGGGCTACGGTTCGTTTGGTAAACTTGTGGACCAACAGGGACTCCCCAAACCGAATATAGAGAGATTTGATGGGGTAGGTGGATCCAGGTTCCCTATCTGCGACCCTGCCCACGGGGTGGCTCAAATGCTGCCGCTGGCAATACTTAGTGAGGACCCTTACCCTATCAAAGCAGTAATCACCAACAGGTTCGACCCGCTGCTTTCTATACCGGACTATAATCTCAACAAGAGAGCTTTCAACAAGCTGGATTTCGCACTCACCATAGACATCAATTTCAGTGAAACGGCTTGGTATTCGGATGTGGTTCTTCCCGAGTGCATATACCTCGAGAGGGCAGATTCCCTGCAAATGGCAAACAGCCTTAAACCTACCATTTTTATGCGGCGTCAATGCGTCCCCCCGAGGTATGATACCAAACCGCAGTGGGAAATCATCAAGGGACTGGCCGAGCGGTTAGGGTTGGCTCACTATTTCCCCTATGAGAGCATTGAGGATATCTGGGACTTTCAACTAAAGGACATGGGAATCCGAGTCGATGATTTTGATGCCAAAGGTTTCGTCAGTCTATCAGACAAAGCGATTCTGTGGGATCGCAGGGATGGGATCAAGTTCAAAACACCGTCCAAAAAGATCGAGCTCGTTTCCAGCCTGCTGGAGGACAATGGTTTCCCCTCGTTCCCGGAATATGAAACTGTGAAGCCACCAGAGGAGGGCTCCTTTTGGCTGACGGTGGGGAGGTGTGCCGTTCATACTCATATCTCCACCCAGAACAATCCTTACCTCAATGAACTAGTGCCGGAGAACGCCTTGTGGATAAACAGTAAAGAGGCCGAGAAGCTCGGGATAGGAGAAGGCCAAGAGGTGGAGATTACTTCCACCTGTGGGACTGGTCGTATAAAGGTGCATCTGACCGAATATATTCACCCTGAAGCGGTTTTCATGCTCCATGGCTTCGGCCGCCAGGTGCCGGCCGCTACCAGGACCTTCGATAAAGGGGCCAGCGATACCTTGTTGCAGGAGAATCTGACAGATATGATCGGGGGCAGTCCGGCGCTACATGAGACCATCGTTCGAGTCAGACCACTTTCCTAG
- a CDS encoding molybdopterin-dependent oxidoreductase, protein MEFSQLTENRARIYQFLSVLYGDEISLDLIKQLKKPEFSEKISAFLDTCTIDDLRNGVERIVRFLGRAEEADVYNMLRYEYADLFLNAGVNPVFPYESVYVSREPVVMQEPIFEVRKAYRAAGVHKSDNYHDLDDHIAVELEFCRYLLEQISQEDEQRGTALQDSQIEFLKNHLMRWAVEFCAVLSSSAQSDFYRGLADLTLSFLFHERRLAFNIQSGTKPEDELVKALNLLGVAVKSLSFPGGYQTLADGAKEPERTKTIPSHCYICGALCGTRVTVKDGIATRISGLPGDPKGGGRLCPKGAAAISHTYSAYRLKEPLIRENGRFRKATWDEALDRVATALKQLEPSTVGYLRGNDWYNWIHEALFDHYGAHKTTHRPMCDNSNRMANEHNLNDKRPWINYENSEYILHFGMNELATSYGQRKTAGLRAAVRRGAKLVVLDPRRSETAAEATEWIQIKPATDAAVAMAMCYVIVTKELYDKDFVENWTYGFEEFKKRLLGEEDGVARSPEWAAKISGVPAETIERIAVEFAHTKYKGALSWTGVAQSPNSMYGTAAVQALNGLLGTFDAPGGPSLPFKRKLKSAWGEGQQKPPANSPPKLNKLGIWQGWAPAFFPKDVAEGRLKALICYFGDPVLSWGNQEKMVEAIKQLEFCAVIDAFMCNTAVLSDVVLPDVTFLEHSQIKADWLYDAFIAYYAKIIDPLFNAKPMWWITVELAKRLGYGEYFPWKDIEEAERNQLAGTPWSYEELKEKGFLITDEAEYYKYKKWGSLNPPEGYGSSGKSKTGKYNFKNPVAEAKGVDPLPDYKEPDADMQPDEKYPFVFGNFRLYAHEHSSTFHNFRLVKSEGTNPLWMNKLDAKQRGLEEGDKVKLRSPWGEVIMEVKPTWFIMQGVLGSAGGFGHWRGPEADPKYPQFGGTNPPGIMKPNSADWVGGTPPLKYIKTTVEKVS, encoded by the coding sequence ATGGAGTTCAGCCAACTTACAGAAAACCGGGCCAGGATTTACCAGTTTCTCTCCGTATTATATGGCGATGAGATCTCCCTCGACTTAATCAAGCAGCTCAAAAAGCCTGAATTCTCTGAAAAGATTTCCGCTTTTTTGGACACATGCACGATTGATGATTTGAGGAACGGGGTAGAAAGAATCGTCAGGTTTCTCGGAAGGGCAGAGGAAGCGGATGTTTACAACATGCTTCGCTATGAATACGCCGATTTGTTTCTCAACGCTGGTGTTAATCCCGTGTTTCCCTATGAATCAGTTTACGTGAGTCGAGAGCCGGTTGTCATGCAAGAGCCTATTTTCGAGGTGCGCAAAGCATACCGTGCAGCCGGTGTACATAAGTCGGACAATTATCACGACCTAGACGATCACATCGCTGTAGAACTCGAATTTTGCCGTTATTTGCTGGAGCAGATTTCACAGGAAGACGAACAGCGCGGCACGGCCTTGCAAGACAGTCAGATTGAGTTCCTCAAGAATCATCTGATGCGGTGGGCTGTGGAATTCTGTGCAGTACTCTCGAGTAGCGCCCAATCGGATTTCTATCGGGGTCTGGCCGATTTGACATTGAGTTTCCTCTTCCATGAGCGAAGATTAGCCTTCAACATACAATCGGGCACAAAGCCAGAGGACGAACTGGTGAAGGCTTTGAATCTGTTGGGTGTGGCAGTAAAGTCTCTCTCCTTTCCGGGAGGTTATCAAACTCTTGCTGACGGCGCCAAAGAGCCTGAGCGCACGAAGACAATTCCCAGCCATTGTTACATTTGCGGCGCTCTGTGTGGTACTCGCGTGACGGTAAAGGATGGCATTGCCACTAGGATCTCTGGACTTCCCGGTGATCCAAAAGGAGGGGGCAGGCTTTGTCCTAAAGGTGCTGCCGCTATCAGTCATACTTATAGTGCGTACAGACTCAAGGAACCCCTGATCAGGGAGAACGGCCGTTTTCGAAAGGCCACGTGGGATGAGGCTCTGGATCGAGTGGCAACCGCTCTTAAACAATTGGAGCCTAGTACTGTGGGCTATTTACGTGGCAACGATTGGTACAATTGGATTCACGAGGCCCTTTTTGACCATTACGGTGCTCATAAGACAACCCATCGGCCCATGTGTGATAATTCCAACCGCATGGCCAATGAACACAATCTGAACGACAAGAGACCTTGGATTAATTATGAAAATTCAGAATATATTCTGCATTTTGGCATGAATGAGCTGGCAACTTCTTATGGTCAACGCAAAACAGCCGGGCTTCGTGCGGCAGTCAGACGGGGTGCGAAGCTTGTGGTTTTGGATCCGCGAAGATCAGAGACTGCAGCCGAAGCCACCGAGTGGATTCAGATCAAACCGGCCACAGATGCAGCCGTTGCCATGGCCATGTGCTATGTAATTGTCACAAAAGAGCTTTACGATAAAGATTTCGTCGAGAACTGGACGTACGGCTTTGAAGAGTTCAAGAAGCGTTTACTGGGAGAGGAAGATGGGGTGGCTCGCAGTCCTGAATGGGCGGCGAAGATCAGCGGGGTGCCTGCGGAGACCATTGAGCGCATTGCCGTGGAGTTTGCTCATACCAAATACAAAGGGGCTTTGAGTTGGACGGGTGTCGCCCAGAGTCCCAATTCAATGTACGGTACGGCTGCTGTTCAGGCGCTCAATGGACTGCTGGGTACCTTCGATGCCCCGGGAGGCCCGTCTCTTCCCTTCAAAAGAAAGTTGAAGAGCGCCTGGGGTGAGGGACAGCAGAAGCCGCCGGCAAACTCGCCTCCCAAGTTGAACAAGCTGGGCATCTGGCAAGGCTGGGCGCCGGCCTTCTTCCCCAAGGATGTGGCAGAAGGGAGGCTCAAGGCTCTGATTTGCTATTTCGGCGATCCGGTTCTCTCATGGGGTAACCAGGAAAAGATGGTGGAGGCCATCAAGCAGTTGGAATTCTGTGCTGTTATTGATGCCTTCATGTGCAATACTGCAGTACTCAGCGACGTAGTGCTCCCCGACGTCACCTTTCTTGAGCATAGCCAGATAAAGGCTGATTGGCTCTACGATGCATTTATCGCCTATTATGCTAAGATCATTGACCCCCTCTTCAATGCAAAGCCCATGTGGTGGATAACGGTGGAGTTGGCCAAGAGATTGGGATACGGCGAGTACTTTCCTTGGAAGGATATTGAGGAAGCCGAGCGCAATCAGCTTGCCGGTACACCATGGTCTTATGAAGAACTCAAGGAGAAAGGATTCCTCATTACCGACGAGGCCGAATATTACAAATACAAGAAGTGGGGGAGCCTGAATCCGCCCGAAGGTTACGGCAGCTCTGGGAAGAGCAAGACTGGCAAGTACAACTTCAAAAATCCGGTGGCCGAAGCAAAGGGAGTGGATCCCTTGCCAGATTACAAAGAGCCAGATGCCGACATGCAGCCGGATGAAAAGTACCCCTTTGTATTTGGTAACTTCAGGCTTTATGCCCATGAGCACTCCTCTACCTTCCACAACTTCAGACTCGTGAAGTCTGAGGGCACTAACCCGCTGTGGATGAACAAGCTTGACGCTAAACAGCGCGGGTTAGAAGAGGGGGACAAGGTGAAGCTTCGCTCGCCTTGGGGTGAGGTGATTATGGAGGTAAAGCCCACCTGGTTTATCATGCAGGGTGTGCTTGGTTCTGCTGGAGGTTTTGGGCACTGGCGAGGGCCGGAAGCGGATCCCAAGTATCCACAGTTCGGGGGCACCAACCCCCCGGGGATTATGAAGCCCAACAGCGCCGACTGGGTTGGGGGGACGCCGCCACTCAAGTATATTAAAACAACAGTGGAGAAGGTGAGCTGA
- a CDS encoding response regulator → MAHILVLDDEPKACNLIKKVLEKGNEVYTFTEEDDAINHAMSSKVDLAILDIKLKKMSGVEVLAELKKYNPEIRAIMLTGYPTTETAKEAITLGATEYLVKPIDIDELENTAKRTLAARKPSKETISIT, encoded by the coding sequence ATGGCCCACATCCTGGTTCTTGACGATGAGCCCAAGGCCTGCAATCTGATCAAGAAGGTTCTTGAAAAGGGGAATGAAGTGTACACTTTTACCGAGGAGGACGATGCCATTAACCATGCCATGAGTTCGAAAGTGGATCTAGCGATTCTAGACATTAAGTTAAAAAAAATGAGTGGTGTTGAGGTGTTGGCGGAACTTAAAAAGTACAATCCGGAGATACGCGCCATCATGCTGACTGGATATCCCACCACCGAGACAGCCAAAGAGGCAATCACTTTGGGAGCTACGGAGTACCTTGTGAAGCCGATCGATATTGATGAATTGGAAAATACAGCGAAGAGAACTCTAGCGGCGAGAAAGCCGAGCAAAGAAACCATCAGCATTACCTGA
- a CDS encoding PAS domain-containing protein, with product MKGSKTQAEVYAWLLKVVDCAYCVCDPSGIIEKANDAANKLLGIPPEQSLMGVPLFSFFPSADQWQDFLDDLLTKGEVRSRNVSLRRQDGNWVASAVSAKLFSGDSRNGTEFQVLIQKRCELEPLGNHLGNMEKMAALGQLAASVAHEINNPLNIILGYTQLLLREAEPESDAWNSLKEIEECAQMCRKVVGDLLAFTRKSDTEWGPVDVNNSISEVIHLMENRFKTERIELIQDFEPNIPLIVGDVDRLKQVFLNFLVNAQQAIGTDGTITVRTEFEPDRGLICITIQDTGCGIPPEIREKIFEPFYTTKGPGRGTGLGLAVSQSIVAKHGGEIKMESTVGKGTTFTILLPVER from the coding sequence ATGAAAGGCAGCAAGACGCAAGCGGAAGTTTACGCCTGGCTGCTAAAGGTTGTGGATTGTGCCTATTGCGTCTGCGATCCTTCAGGGATTATTGAGAAGGCGAATGATGCTGCCAATAAATTGTTGGGGATTCCTCCCGAGCAGAGCTTGATGGGAGTGCCTCTATTCAGTTTCTTCCCTTCTGCTGACCAGTGGCAGGACTTTCTTGACGATCTCCTGACAAAGGGGGAAGTGAGAAGCCGCAACGTCAGTTTGCGCCGGCAGGATGGCAATTGGGTGGCATCAGCGGTCTCGGCCAAGCTGTTTTCCGGTGACAGCCGTAATGGTACAGAATTCCAAGTCTTGATCCAAAAGCGGTGCGAGTTGGAGCCTCTGGGTAATCATCTGGGTAACATGGAAAAAATGGCTGCTTTGGGTCAGTTGGCGGCCAGTGTTGCCCATGAGATAAATAACCCTCTGAACATCATTCTTGGCTATACACAGCTTCTTCTCAGGGAAGCCGAACCTGAATCTGATGCATGGAATAGCCTGAAGGAAATTGAAGAATGTGCCCAGATGTGTCGTAAGGTGGTGGGTGATCTCCTTGCCTTTACGAGGAAAAGCGATACTGAATGGGGTCCTGTTGACGTGAACAATAGCATCTCGGAAGTAATCCACCTGATGGAAAACAGATTTAAGACTGAAAGAATTGAGCTGATTCAGGACTTTGAACCGAATATTCCCTTGATTGTCGGTGATGTGGATCGGCTCAAACAAGTATTTCTCAATTTTCTTGTGAACGCCCAGCAGGCTATTGGTACAGACGGCACCATTACCGTTCGCACCGAATTTGAGCCAGACAGGGGCCTCATCTGTATTACTATACAGGACACTGGCTGCGGTATTCCCCCAGAGATAAGAGAAAAGATCTTTGAGCCTTTTTACACAACGAAGGGGCCAGGCAGAGGCACAGGACTGGGTCTGGCCGTATCTCAAAGCATTGTTGCAAAGCATGGTGGAGAGATCAAAATGGAGAGTACGGTGGGTAAGGGTACCACCTTCACCATATTGTTACCAGTTGAGAGGTGA